In a single window of the Streptomyces sp. NBC_00353 genome:
- a CDS encoding ATP-binding protein yields the protein MLEPLRQGLPPIDPSAVSGSATCTLPARYEAVGGARQFTRATLNRWELSDRFDDVALVVSELVTNALRHALPADAPRDPQDPPVRLHLMRWTSRLVCAVRDPSQESPVAAEAADSAESGRGLFLVESFSDSWGWHPSPVPGAENPSAGASAPRGKVVWALFRLSGDA from the coding sequence ATGCTCGAGCCGTTACGGCAGGGGCTTCCCCCCATCGATCCCTCAGCCGTCTCCGGATCAGCCACCTGCACCCTTCCGGCCCGGTACGAAGCCGTGGGCGGGGCCAGGCAGTTCACCAGGGCGACGCTGAACCGGTGGGAGCTGAGCGACCGCTTCGACGATGTCGCGCTCGTCGTCTCCGAACTCGTCACCAACGCCCTGCGGCACGCACTGCCGGCGGACGCCCCGAGAGACCCCCAGGACCCTCCCGTACGGCTGCACCTGATGCGCTGGACCTCGCGACTGGTGTGCGCGGTGCGCGACCCCAGCCAGGAGAGCCCTGTCGCCGCCGAGGCCGCGGACTCCGCGGAGTCGGGCCGGGGACTGTTCCTGGTGGAGTCGTTCAGCGACAGCTGGGGCTGGCATCCGTCCCCCGTGCCGGGCGCGGAGAACCCGTCGGCGGGCGCGTCGGCGCCGCGCGGCAAGGTGGTCTGGGCGCTGTTCAGGCTGTCCGGCGACGCGTGA
- a CDS encoding helix-turn-helix domain-containing protein, whose protein sequence is MGRVGPVAAGESSGSVVRRILLGSQLRRLRDSRGITREVAGYSIRASESKISRMELGRVSFKARDVEDLLTLYGVTDEAERDSLLGLAREANVAGWWHSYGDVLPGWFQTYIGLEGAASLIRIYEVQFVHGLLQTEAYAHAVVSRGMRGAPAAEIDRRVALRLERQKVLVSERAPRFHAVLDEAALRRPYGEREVMRAQLRHLIEMSEQPNITLQVMPFSFGGHAGESGSFTMLSFPESDLSDIVYLEQLTSALYLDKREEVAQYEKAMARLHQDSPGPEESRDLLRGLLQLT, encoded by the coding sequence ATGGGGAGGGTTGGACCAGTGGCGGCAGGCGAGTCGAGTGGATCTGTGGTGCGGCGCATCCTGCTGGGCTCACAGCTCAGGCGGCTGCGCGACTCGCGCGGCATCACCCGCGAGGTGGCCGGCTACTCCATCCGGGCTTCCGAATCGAAGATCAGCCGCATGGAGTTGGGACGGGTGAGCTTCAAGGCCAGGGACGTCGAGGACCTGCTCACGCTCTACGGCGTCACGGACGAGGCGGAGCGCGACTCCCTGCTCGGCCTGGCCCGCGAGGCCAATGTGGCGGGGTGGTGGCACAGTTACGGAGATGTGCTGCCCGGCTGGTTCCAGACCTACATCGGTCTGGAGGGGGCGGCCTCGCTCATCCGGATCTACGAAGTCCAGTTCGTTCACGGTCTGTTGCAGACCGAGGCCTACGCCCATGCCGTCGTCTCCCGTGGCATGCGCGGCGCCCCCGCAGCCGAGATCGACCGCCGGGTCGCGCTCCGGCTGGAGCGGCAGAAGGTCCTCGTCTCCGAACGGGCGCCGCGCTTCCACGCGGTGCTGGACGAGGCCGCGCTGCGCCGCCCGTACGGCGAACGTGAAGTGATGCGGGCGCAATTGCGGCATCTGATCGAAATGTCGGAGCAGCCGAACATCACGCTTCAGGTGATGCCCTTCAGTTTTGGCGGGCACGCGGGCGAGAGCGGTTCCTTTACGATGCTGAGTTTTCCGGAATCCGATCTGTCGGACATTGTCTATTTGGAGCAGCTGACAAGTGCGCTCTATCTGGACAAGCGCGAGGAAGTCGCGCAGTACGAAAAGGCCATGGCGCGGCTCCATCAGGACAGCCCTGGGCCCGAAGAGAGCCGTGATCTGCTCCGCGGCCTGCTCCAACTGACCTGA
- a CDS encoding aldehyde dehydrogenase family protein gives MSFFNELANQYIDGEWRTGTGSWDIIDFNPYNGEKLAAITVATAQEVDEAYRAAERAQRIWADTNPYERRLVLERALRITDELTEDIIGAIIDELGGTRLKAEYEIRCAKDFLREAIQQALRPEGRILPSPVDGKENRVYRLPVGVIGVISPFNFPFLVTMKSVAPALALGNAVVIKPNQNAPVVGGGLIAKIFEEAGLPAGLLNVLVTDIAEIGDALIAHPVPKVISFAGSDRVGRHVGATAGGLFKRAVLELSGNSALVVLDDADIDYAVDAAVFSRFVYQGQVCMAANRILVDRSVAPEFTEKFVAKVAALRTGDPRDPATQIGPVINTFQADALTALVDQAIAEGATALVRGRTHGNLVEPTVLAGLPDDSPLLAQEIFGPVALLMTFDGEEDAVRIANDSPYGLSGAVHTADAERGVRFAKRIVTGMFHVNDSTIQDDPLVAFGGEKFSGSGRLNGDATVEAFTTQKWISIQHGRTEFSL, from the coding sequence ATGTCCTTCTTCAATGAGCTGGCCAACCAGTACATCGACGGTGAGTGGCGGACCGGTACCGGCTCCTGGGACATCATCGATTTCAATCCGTACAACGGCGAAAAGCTCGCCGCGATCACCGTCGCCACCGCGCAGGAGGTCGACGAGGCCTATCGCGCCGCCGAGCGCGCCCAGCGGATCTGGGCCGACACCAATCCGTACGAACGCCGCCTCGTCCTCGAACGCGCCCTGCGCATCACCGATGAACTCACCGAGGACATCATCGGCGCGATCATCGACGAACTGGGCGGCACCCGGCTCAAGGCGGAGTACGAGATCCGCTGCGCCAAGGACTTCCTGCGCGAGGCGATCCAGCAGGCGCTGCGCCCCGAGGGCCGGATCCTGCCGTCCCCGGTGGACGGCAAGGAGAACCGCGTCTACCGGCTGCCCGTCGGCGTCATAGGCGTGATAAGCCCCTTCAACTTCCCCTTCCTGGTGACGATGAAGTCGGTCGCCCCGGCTCTGGCGCTCGGCAACGCGGTCGTCATCAAGCCCAACCAGAACGCCCCCGTGGTCGGCGGCGGACTGATCGCCAAGATCTTCGAGGAGGCCGGGCTGCCCGCCGGACTGCTCAACGTCCTGGTCACCGACATCGCGGAGATCGGCGACGCGCTCATAGCGCACCCCGTGCCCAAGGTGATCTCCTTCGCCGGCTCGGACCGGGTCGGCCGCCATGTCGGCGCGACCGCCGGCGGGCTCTTCAAGCGGGCCGTCCTCGAACTCAGCGGCAACAGCGCCCTGGTGGTGCTGGACGACGCAGACATCGACTACGCGGTCGACGCGGCGGTCTTCAGCCGCTTCGTCTACCAGGGGCAGGTCTGCATGGCCGCCAACCGCATCCTGGTGGACCGCTCCGTCGCGCCGGAGTTCACCGAGAAGTTCGTCGCCAAGGTGGCCGCGCTCAGGACCGGCGACCCGCGGGATCCGGCCACCCAGATCGGCCCCGTCATCAACACCTTCCAGGCCGACGCGCTGACCGCCCTGGTCGACCAGGCGATCGCGGAAGGCGCCACGGCGCTCGTGCGGGGCCGCACCCACGGCAATCTCGTCGAGCCGACCGTCCTCGCCGGGCTGCCGGACGACTCCCCGCTGCTGGCCCAGGAGATCTTCGGCCCGGTGGCGCTGCTGATGACGTTCGACGGCGAGGAGGACGCCGTACGGATCGCCAACGACTCCCCGTACGGACTGAGCGGCGCCGTGCACACGGCCGACGCGGAACGCGGGGTGCGGTTCGCGAAGCGCATCGTCACCGGGATGTTCCACGTGAACGACTCCACCATCCAGGACGACCCGCTGGTGGCCTTCGGCGGCGAGAAGTTCTCCGGATCCGGACGGCTGAACGGCGATGCCACCGTGGAGGCGTTCACCACCCAGAAGTGGATCTCGATCCAGCACGGGCGGACCGAATTCTCGCTCTGA
- a CDS encoding DinB family protein, translated as MVTHVPAEAHGDERGALLSFVEAQRGAIRRSLIGLTEEQAASRPSAGELSLSGLLKHVAETELNWLRLAQQRPNEKARTEETWADSFRLVGDETVPQMLEFWAKVAAETEEFIHSVESMNDTFPLPEAPWFPEDEKCSMRWLLVHLVEEIARHAGHADIIRESLDGRTAFELIAQEAGYPSQS; from the coding sequence ATGGTCACTCACGTTCCCGCAGAGGCCCACGGCGACGAGCGCGGCGCGCTCCTCTCCTTCGTCGAGGCGCAGCGCGGCGCGATCCGGCGCTCGCTGATCGGGCTGACCGAGGAGCAGGCGGCGAGCCGGCCCAGCGCCGGCGAACTCTCCCTCTCCGGGCTGCTCAAGCATGTCGCCGAGACCGAGTTGAACTGGTTGCGTCTCGCTCAGCAGCGCCCCAATGAGAAGGCCCGCACCGAGGAGACGTGGGCGGACAGCTTCCGGCTGGTCGGGGACGAGACCGTCCCGCAGATGCTGGAGTTCTGGGCGAAGGTCGCGGCGGAGACCGAGGAGTTCATCCACTCGGTGGAGAGCATGAACGACACGTTCCCGCTGCCCGAGGCGCCCTGGTTCCCGGAGGACGAGAAGTGCTCGATGCGCTGGCTGCTGGTCCATCTCGTCGAGGAGATCGCCCGGCACGCCGGGCATGCCGACATCATCCGGGAGTCCCTGGACGGCCGTACCGCGTTCGAGCTGATCGCGCAGGAGGCGGGCTACCCTAGTCAAAGTTGA
- a CDS encoding PadR family transcriptional regulator: MSAIRLLVLGAVRQHGRAHGYQVRNDLEYWGAHEWSNAKPGSIYHALKQMAKQGLLVAHETAPSTAGGPPRTEYEITERGTEEYLALLRAALTAYDQKMDVLSAGIGFIVDLERSEAVALLRERVAGLAAWRASVTEYYTPEDGPESLGHIGEIMNMWVHSADAGAEWTRELITRIEGGAYTFAGEGDPFVGVLAEGEENPYGR, translated from the coding sequence ATGTCCGCGATCCGGCTGCTGGTCCTCGGTGCCGTGCGGCAGCACGGCCGGGCGCACGGCTATCAGGTCCGCAACGACCTGGAGTACTGGGGCGCCCACGAGTGGTCCAACGCCAAGCCGGGCTCGATCTACCACGCCCTGAAGCAGATGGCGAAGCAAGGGCTGCTGGTCGCCCATGAGACCGCTCCGAGCACCGCGGGCGGCCCGCCCCGCACCGAGTACGAGATCACCGAGCGGGGCACCGAGGAGTACCTCGCGCTGCTGCGCGCGGCGCTGACCGCGTACGACCAGAAGATGGACGTGCTGTCGGCGGGCATCGGCTTCATCGTCGACCTGGAGCGGTCCGAGGCGGTCGCGCTGCTGCGGGAGCGGGTGGCCGGGCTGGCGGCCTGGCGGGCCTCGGTCACCGAGTACTACACGCCGGAGGACGGGCCCGAGTCGCTGGGCCACATCGGCGAGATCATGAACATGTGGGTCCACTCGGCGGACGCCGGGGCCGAGTGGACGAGGGAGCTGATCACACGGATCGAGGGCGGCGCGTACACCTTCGCGGGGGAGGGTGATCCGTTCGTCGGCGTACTCGCCGAGGGCGAGGAGAACCCGTACGGCCGGTAG
- a CDS encoding glutamate decarboxylase yields MPLHKGSNHEKEPSKERRRRAFNPFFGEADPTVGMTSAPPRHRLPDGPLPPSTAYGLVHDELMLDGNSRLNLATFVTTWMEPEAGVLMGECRDKNMIDKDEYPRTAELERRCVAMLADLWNAPDPSTTVGCSTTGSSEACMLAGLALKRRWAARNADRYPASAKPNLVMGINVQVCWDKFCNFWEVEARQVPMEGGRFHLDPQAAAELCDENTIGVVGILGSTFDGSYEPIADLCAALDALQERTGLDIPVHVDGASGAMVAPFLDEDLVWDFRLPRVSSINTSGHKYGLVYPGVGWVLWRSPADLPEELVFRVNYLGGDMPTFALNFSRPGAQVVAQYYCFLRLGRDGYRAVQQASRDVASGLAAQIEKLGDFQLLTRGEELPVFALTTAPEVQAYDVFDVSRRLREHGWLVPAYTFPANRQDLSVLRVVCRNGFSSDLAELLLEDLRLLLPELRSQRHPLSHDREVATAFHH; encoded by the coding sequence ATGCCTCTCCACAAGGGTTCGAACCACGAGAAGGAACCGTCCAAAGAGCGGCGCAGGCGTGCCTTCAACCCGTTCTTCGGGGAGGCGGATCCGACGGTCGGGATGACGTCCGCGCCGCCGCGGCACCGGCTGCCCGACGGACCGCTGCCGCCCTCGACCGCGTACGGCCTGGTCCATGACGAGCTGATGCTCGACGGAAACTCCCGGCTCAATCTAGCCACCTTCGTCACCACCTGGATGGAGCCCGAGGCCGGGGTGCTGATGGGCGAGTGCCGGGACAAGAACATGATCGACAAGGACGAGTACCCGCGCACCGCCGAGCTGGAACGCCGCTGTGTGGCGATGCTCGCCGACCTGTGGAACGCGCCCGACCCCTCGACGACGGTGGGCTGTTCGACCACCGGCTCCAGCGAGGCCTGCATGCTCGCCGGCCTGGCGCTCAAACGCCGCTGGGCGGCCAGGAACGCCGACCGCTACCCGGCGAGCGCCAAGCCCAATCTGGTCATGGGCATCAATGTGCAGGTCTGCTGGGACAAGTTCTGCAATTTCTGGGAGGTCGAGGCCCGGCAGGTCCCGATGGAGGGCGGCCGTTTCCATCTCGACCCGCAGGCCGCCGCCGAACTCTGCGACGAGAACACCATCGGCGTGGTCGGGATCCTGGGCTCCACCTTCGACGGTTCGTACGAGCCCATCGCCGACCTCTGCGCGGCCCTGGACGCCCTGCAGGAACGCACCGGCCTCGACATCCCCGTCCATGTCGACGGCGCGTCCGGTGCGATGGTGGCGCCGTTCCTGGACGAGGACCTGGTGTGGGACTTCCGGCTTCCCCGGGTGTCGTCCATCAACACCTCCGGGCACAAATACGGTCTGGTCTACCCGGGCGTCGGCTGGGTGCTGTGGCGCTCGCCCGCGGATCTCCCCGAGGAGCTCGTCTTCCGGGTCAACTACCTGGGCGGCGACATGCCGACCTTCGCGCTGAACTTCTCCCGGCCCGGCGCGCAGGTGGTGGCGCAGTACTACTGCTTCCTGCGGCTGGGCCGGGACGGCTACCGCGCCGTTCAGCAGGCCTCCCGCGATGTGGCGAGCGGGCTCGCCGCACAGATCGAGAAGCTGGGCGACTTCCAACTCCTCACCAGGGGCGAGGAGTTGCCTGTCTTCGCCCTGACCACCGCCCCCGAAGTGCAGGCGTACGACGTCTTCGACGTGTCGCGGCGGCTGCGCGAGCACGGCTGGCTGGTGCCCGCGTACACCTTCCCCGCCAACCGGCAGGATCTTTCGGTGCTCCGGGTGGTGTGCCGCAACGGTTTCTCCTCGGACCTCGCGGAACTGCTCCTGGAGGACCTCCGCCTGCTGCTGCCCGAACTGCGCAGCCAGCGGCACCCGTTGAGTCATGACCGGGAGGTCGCGACGGCCTTCCACCACTGA
- the wrbA gene encoding NAD(P)H:quinone oxidoreductase, with translation MPMPVHVAVVYYSATGTVATIAKTIAESAEKAGAEVRLRKTVELAPQAAIDSNPAWAANAKATAGIAEASKDDVIWADAVIFGSPTRFGNVAAQLKEFLDRLGALWQAGQLADKVYSGFTSTSTAHGGQESTLLALYNSIHHFGGILVAPGYTDPTKFVDGNPYGTSHVAGQGDIPVGEQTLTAARVQAERVVKFTRAIKSGLASGS, from the coding sequence ATGCCCATGCCTGTCCACGTCGCCGTCGTCTACTACTCCGCCACCGGCACCGTCGCGACCATCGCCAAGACCATTGCGGAGAGCGCCGAGAAGGCCGGCGCGGAGGTGCGGCTGCGCAAGACGGTTGAGCTCGCGCCGCAGGCGGCCATCGACTCCAACCCGGCCTGGGCCGCCAACGCGAAGGCGACCGCCGGCATCGCCGAGGCCTCGAAGGACGACGTGATCTGGGCGGATGCCGTGATTTTCGGGTCGCCGACCCGGTTCGGCAATGTCGCCGCCCAGCTCAAGGAGTTCCTGGACCGGCTGGGCGCCCTCTGGCAGGCGGGTCAGCTCGCGGACAAGGTCTACAGCGGCTTCACCTCCACCAGCACCGCGCACGGCGGTCAGGAGTCCACGCTGTTGGCGCTCTACAACTCGATCCATCACTTCGGCGGCATCCTCGTCGCCCCCGGTTACACGGACCCGACGAAGTTCGTCGACGGCAATCCGTACGGCACCTCGCACGTCGCCGGGCAGGGTGACATCCCGGTCGGTGAGCAGACCCTGACCGCGGCCCGGGTGCAGGCCGAGCGGGTCGTGAAGTTCACCCGCGCCATCAAGTCCGGCCTCGCGTCCGGGAGCTGA
- a CDS encoding ion channel protein has product MVSDSPALAESASARRLLLLIVPALVVGVASALVLLGISLVAEQFQDVLWETLPEALSIGRYSSLWMIVMLTATGLATGLVIRTVHGHAGPDPATTGLVDPPLPPDVIPGLLVVTVLALAGGVSLGPENPITAANIALTFWLGRRVAPRTPAALWIALASAGTIGALFGTPIAAALILSESLAADGGTPGALWDRLFGPLAAGAAGALTMSLLAHPSFGLSLPPYPGPHWGDLLSSVVITSAAALLGLAAVYAFPYVHRAFRTLRHPVLMLTCGGLVLGLLGALGGHLTLFKGLDEVKELGADPNGWSAGQFAAMAAVKTAALVTAATCGFRGGRIFPAVFVGVALGVCAHAAVDTVPPALAVPCAVLGVLLAITRQGWLSLFTAAVLVSDAAVLPLLCVASLPGWLLVTGRPQMQLHEDGTPLR; this is encoded by the coding sequence ATGGTCTCCGACTCCCCCGCGCTCGCCGAGTCCGCCTCCGCACGTCGGCTGCTGCTTCTCATCGTGCCCGCCCTGGTCGTGGGTGTGGCGTCGGCGCTCGTCCTGCTCGGCATCAGTCTCGTCGCGGAGCAGTTCCAGGACGTGCTCTGGGAGACGCTTCCCGAGGCGCTCTCCATCGGCAGGTACTCCTCGCTGTGGATGATCGTGATGCTCACTGCCACCGGCCTCGCGACCGGCCTGGTCATCCGTACGGTGCACGGTCACGCCGGACCCGACCCGGCCACCACCGGGCTGGTCGATCCGCCCCTGCCGCCGGACGTCATCCCCGGGCTGCTGGTCGTGACGGTCCTGGCGCTGGCCGGCGGGGTCAGCCTGGGGCCCGAGAACCCGATCACCGCCGCCAATATCGCGCTCACCTTCTGGCTGGGCCGCCGGGTCGCCCCACGGACTCCGGCCGCCCTGTGGATCGCGCTCGCCTCGGCCGGCACCATCGGCGCGCTGTTCGGCACCCCGATCGCCGCGGCCCTGATCCTCTCCGAGTCGCTCGCGGCCGACGGGGGCACGCCGGGCGCACTCTGGGACCGGCTCTTCGGTCCGCTCGCGGCGGGCGCCGCGGGGGCACTCACCATGTCGCTGCTGGCCCACCCCAGCTTCGGCCTGTCACTGCCGCCGTACCCCGGCCCGCACTGGGGCGATCTGCTCTCGTCGGTCGTGATCACGTCGGCCGCGGCGCTGCTCGGACTGGCGGCGGTGTACGCGTTCCCGTACGTGCACCGCGCCTTTCGCACACTGCGTCATCCGGTCCTGATGCTGACCTGCGGCGGTCTGGTGCTCGGTCTGCTCGGCGCACTCGGCGGGCATCTCACGCTCTTCAAGGGACTGGACGAGGTGAAGGAGCTCGGCGCCGATCCGAACGGCTGGTCGGCCGGCCAGTTCGCCGCCATGGCGGCGGTGAAGACGGCCGCGCTGGTGACCGCCGCGACCTGCGGCTTCCGGGGCGGCCGGATCTTCCCTGCTGTGTTCGTCGGCGTAGCGCTCGGGGTGTGCGCCCATGCCGCGGTCGACACGGTGCCGCCGGCGCTCGCGGTGCCGTGCGCGGTGCTGGGGGTTCTGCTCGCCATCACCCGGCAGGGCTGGTTGAGCCTGTTCACGGCGGCGGTGCTGGTCAGCGACGCGGCCGTGCTGCCGCTTCTGTGCGTCGCCTCGCTGCCGGGCTGGCTGCTGGTGACCGGGCGGCCGCAGATGCAGCTCCACGAGGACGGCACACCACTGAGGTGA
- a CDS encoding MerR family transcriptional regulator encodes MDHSVGQVAGFAGVTVRTLHHYDGIGLLSPSGRSHAGHRRYDDGDLDRLQQILFYRELGFPLEEIAVLLDDPDADPQDHLRRQHALLSGRIAELQKMAAAVETAMEARKMGINLTPEEKFEVFGAKDPEEHAEEAERRWGGTATYAESQRRVARYTKDDWKRMQAEVAAWGEAYSAVMEAGEPAGSEAATELAEAHRLHISTWFYECTYEIHRGLGEMYVCEPQFRAYYESIRPGLAEHLRDAIDANAERRA; translated from the coding sequence GTGGATCACTCCGTGGGGCAGGTCGCCGGTTTCGCCGGAGTCACGGTGCGCACACTGCACCACTACGACGGCATCGGACTGCTCTCGCCCAGCGGGCGCAGCCACGCGGGCCACCGGCGCTACGACGACGGCGACCTCGACCGGCTGCAGCAGATCCTGTTCTACCGGGAGCTCGGCTTCCCGCTCGAAGAGATCGCGGTGCTGCTCGACGACCCGGACGCGGATCCGCAGGACCATCTGCGCCGCCAGCACGCTTTGCTGTCCGGCCGGATCGCCGAGCTCCAGAAGATGGCCGCCGCCGTCGAAACAGCCATGGAGGCACGGAAGATGGGCATCAATCTCACGCCCGAGGAGAAGTTCGAGGTCTTCGGGGCCAAGGACCCGGAGGAGCACGCGGAGGAGGCCGAGCGCCGCTGGGGCGGAACGGCCACGTACGCGGAGTCGCAGCGCCGGGTGGCCCGCTACACCAAGGACGACTGGAAGCGGATGCAGGCCGAGGTCGCCGCATGGGGCGAGGCGTACAGCGCTGTGATGGAGGCGGGCGAGCCGGCCGGCTCGGAGGCCGCGACGGAGCTGGCCGAGGCGCACCGGCTCCACATCTCCACATGGTTCTACGAATGCACCTACGAGATCCACCGCGGGCTCGGCGAGATGTACGTGTGCGAACCGCAGTTCCGCGCGTACTACGAATCGATCCGGCCCGGTCTGGCCGAGCACCTCCGGGACGCGATCGACGCCAACGCGGAGCGCCGGGCGTAA
- a CDS encoding YbjQ family protein has protein sequence MGIEDYGGGQTARSEVLVVTTNDVPGYQVTQVIGEVFGLTVRSRHLGSQIGAGLKSMIGGELKGLTKTLVATRNQAMERLVEQAMARGANAVLMMRFDVTEAADVGTEVCAYGTAAVISKT, from the coding sequence ATGGGCATTGAAGATTACGGCGGCGGTCAGACCGCGCGGTCCGAGGTTCTGGTCGTCACCACCAATGACGTCCCCGGCTACCAGGTGACCCAGGTGATCGGTGAGGTGTTCGGCCTGACGGTGCGCTCGCGTCACCTCGGCAGCCAGATCGGCGCCGGGCTGAAGTCGATGATCGGCGGCGAGCTGAAGGGGCTGACCAAGACCCTCGTCGCCACCCGCAACCAGGCCATGGAGCGGCTCGTCGAGCAGGCCATGGCCCGCGGCGCCAATGCGGTGCTGATGATGCGCTTCGATGTGACGGAGGCGGCAGATGTGGGCACGGAGGTCTGTGCGTACGGCACGGCGGCAGTGATCAGCAAGACCTGA
- a CDS encoding DedA family protein gives MNTLALGPSWLDPDHLIGQFGLLGVLVIVFAESGLLIGFFLPGDSLLFTTGLLVTTDKLHTPLWLVCVLVALAAIIGDQVGYLFGRKVGPSLFKRPDSRLFKQENVEKAHEFFEKYGPKSLILARFVPVVRTFTPIIAGVSRMNYRSFITFNIIGGVLWGVGVTLLGAGLGQIEFVRKNIEAMLVLIVLISVVPIAIEFLRARSKAKKEAAAQGEGRDQIAGGGSPAPGQRGRHAKR, from the coding sequence TTGAATACGCTTGCGCTCGGACCGAGCTGGCTGGACCCGGACCATCTCATCGGGCAGTTCGGCCTGCTCGGTGTGCTGGTCATCGTCTTCGCCGAGTCCGGGCTGCTGATCGGTTTCTTCCTGCCCGGTGACTCCCTGCTGTTCACCACGGGCCTTCTGGTGACGACGGACAAGCTGCACACCCCGCTGTGGCTGGTCTGCGTCCTGGTGGCGCTGGCGGCGATCATCGGCGACCAGGTGGGCTATCTCTTCGGCCGCAAGGTCGGCCCGTCGCTCTTCAAGCGGCCGGACTCCCGCCTCTTCAAGCAGGAGAACGTCGAGAAGGCCCACGAATTCTTCGAGAAGTACGGTCCGAAGTCGCTGATCCTGGCCCGCTTCGTGCCCGTCGTGCGTACGTTCACGCCGATCATCGCCGGTGTGAGCCGGATGAACTACCGCTCGTTCATCACGTTCAACATCATCGGCGGCGTGCTCTGGGGCGTCGGCGTCACACTGCTCGGTGCCGGGCTCGGCCAGATCGAGTTCGTCCGCAAGAACATCGAGGCGATGCTCGTCCTGATCGTGCTGATCTCGGTGGTGCCGATCGCGATCGAGTTCCTGCGCGCCCGCAGCAAGGCGAAGAAGGAAGCGGCCGCCCAGGGCGAGGGCCGGGACCAGATCGCCGGAGGCGGCAGCCCGGCTCCGGGCCAGCGCGGCCGCCACGCCAAGCGCTGA